A window from Nocardioides mesophilus encodes these proteins:
- the nrfD gene encoding NrfD/PsrC family molybdoenzyme membrane anchor subunit yields the protein MTTQGHGPSAQQTRAVPESAKRGRRGRGGRGEFSMVPEAEFSSYYGRQVVKESPWEADIPAYLFSGGLAAGSSLLAAGADLTGLPLLRRSGRFTALGALGFSMVALVHDLGKPSRFVNMLRTAKLTSPMSVGTWILTGYSPFAGLAAAAEVADLLPARVQRGPLRLLGLAAKLGRPAGLMAALTAPPVAAYTAVLLADTATPSWHEAYRELPFVFVGSAAAASSGFSMITTPVAQTGPARRFAIGGALLDLVMEHRMEQTMGITAEPMHQGKAGKLMTAAKWLTAGGAAGSLLAGRSRTVAVASGAALVAGSVCTRFGIFEAGQASARDPRYTVVPQRERMRAAAAANGDQPADLDHAPS from the coding sequence ATGACCACGCAGGGACACGGTCCGTCCGCGCAGCAGACCCGGGCGGTCCCGGAGTCGGCGAAGCGGGGGCGGCGCGGCCGCGGAGGCCGCGGCGAGTTCTCGATGGTGCCGGAGGCGGAGTTCAGCTCCTACTACGGCCGCCAGGTGGTCAAGGAGTCCCCGTGGGAGGCCGACATCCCGGCCTACCTGTTCTCCGGGGGCCTGGCCGCCGGGTCCTCGTTGCTCGCCGCCGGTGCGGACCTCACCGGGCTGCCGTTGCTGCGGCGCTCCGGCCGGTTCACCGCGCTCGGCGCGCTCGGGTTCAGCATGGTCGCGCTCGTCCACGACCTCGGCAAGCCGTCGCGGTTCGTGAACATGCTGCGCACCGCCAAGCTCACCTCGCCGATGTCGGTGGGCACCTGGATCCTCACCGGCTACAGCCCGTTCGCCGGCCTGGCCGCGGCCGCCGAGGTCGCCGACCTGCTGCCGGCGAGGGTGCAGCGCGGTCCGCTCCGGCTCCTCGGGCTCGCCGCCAAGCTCGGGCGACCGGCCGGGCTGATGGCGGCGCTGACCGCTCCGCCGGTCGCCGCCTACACCGCCGTACTCCTCGCCGACACCGCGACGCCGTCGTGGCACGAGGCCTATCGCGAGCTGCCGTTCGTCTTCGTCGGCTCGGCAGCAGCAGCTTCCTCGGGGTTCTCGATGATCACCACGCCGGTGGCGCAGACCGGACCGGCCCGCCGGTTCGCGATCGGCGGCGCGCTGCTCGACCTGGTCATGGAGCACCGCATGGAGCAGACCATGGGGATCACCGCCGAGCCGATGCACCAGGGCAAGGCCGGCAAGCTGATGACGGCGGCCAAGTGGCTGACGGCCGGGGGAGCGGCGGGCTCGCTGCTGGCCGGACGCAGCCGCACGGTGGCCGTCGCCTCAGGGGCGGCGCTGGTCGCGGGCTCGGTGTGCACCCGGTTCGGCATCTTCGAGGCCGGACAGGCCTCGGCGCGCGACCCCCGCTACACCGTGGTGCCGCAGCGGGAGCGGATGCGCGCGGCGGCCGCGGCGAACGGCGACCAGCCGGCCGACCTGGACCACGCGCCGTCCTGA
- a CDS encoding cupin domain-containing protein encodes MTALDLLSGDARTFRDKVWASHVHLHRTDPDDLVGLLSLDDVDHLLTSVALRAPALRIAQDGTVLPTSAFTRSASLAGTPLTGLVDGRKVLELFDGGATVVLQGLHRYWAPLTELVRNLELELGHPCQANAYLTPPGSQGFARHSDSHDVFVFQTHGRKQWEVVEPDQQVREVLLEPGLSMYLPAGTPHSARSQDETSLHVTLGVNQITRRDLLRRLTEDVLSDERYDAALPAGYLQEPDRLADDLAAALAELRGSLDALEPVDVAEERATAFLTERTPALRGGLADRVALPSLADGTVVERRPTSACVLRPGPERLTVLLGDRALRMPPRLAGAMEFVRDHPSFAVADLAPFLDEASRLVVVRRLVREGLLRISA; translated from the coding sequence GTGACCGCTCTCGACCTGCTCAGCGGCGACGCCCGGACCTTCCGCGACAAGGTCTGGGCGTCGCACGTGCACCTGCACCGCACCGATCCGGACGACTTGGTCGGGCTGCTCTCGCTCGACGACGTCGACCACCTGCTCACCTCGGTGGCGCTGCGGGCCCCGGCGCTGCGCATCGCCCAGGACGGCACGGTGCTGCCCACCAGCGCGTTCACCCGGTCCGCCTCGCTGGCCGGCACGCCGCTGACCGGTCTCGTCGACGGCCGCAAGGTCCTCGAGCTCTTCGACGGCGGCGCCACCGTCGTGCTCCAGGGGCTGCACCGCTACTGGGCGCCGCTGACCGAGCTGGTCCGCAACCTCGAGCTCGAGCTCGGCCACCCCTGCCAGGCGAACGCCTACCTCACGCCGCCCGGCTCCCAGGGGTTCGCCCGGCACAGCGACAGCCACGATGTCTTCGTCTTCCAGACCCACGGGCGCAAGCAGTGGGAGGTGGTCGAGCCTGACCAGCAGGTCCGTGAGGTGCTGCTCGAGCCGGGGCTCAGCATGTACCTGCCCGCCGGCACCCCGCACTCCGCCCGCAGCCAGGACGAGACCTCCCTGCACGTGACCCTCGGCGTCAACCAGATCACCCGGCGCGACCTGCTGCGCCGGCTGACCGAGGACGTCCTCTCCGACGAGCGGTACGACGCCGCCCTGCCGGCCGGCTACCTGCAGGAGCCGGACCGGCTGGCCGACGACCTGGCCGCGGCGCTGGCCGAGCTGCGGGGCTCGCTGGACGCGCTGGAGCCGGTCGACGTCGCCGAGGAGCGCGCCACCGCCTTCCTCACCGAACGCACCCCGGCGCTGCGCGGCGGCCTCGCCGACCGGGTCGCGCTGCCCTCGCTCGCCGACGGCACCGTGGTGGAGCGCCGGCCCACCTCTGCCTGCGTGCTGCGGCCGGGCCCCGAGCGCCTCACCGTGCTGCTCGGCGACCGGGCCCTGCGGATGCCGCCGCGGCTGGCCGGCGCCATGGAGTTCGTGCGCGACCATCCGTCGTTCGCGGTGGCCGACCTCGCACCGTTCCTCGACGAGGCCAGCCGGCTGGTGGTCGTGCGTCGACTGGTCCGAGAAGGCCTGCTGCGGATCAGCGCGTGA
- the fdh gene encoding formate dehydrogenase, producing the protein MSTSFLSWPVLRQLTGKDPLGRGPAVRSQKTEELTARTTTADRVARSVCPYCAVGCGQKIFVKDEKIVQIEGDPDSPVSRGRLCPKGSASLNLVTSPLRQTKVRYRRPFGTEWEDLDLETAMEMVADRVVKAREDTWQDLDEQGRKVRRTLGIASLGGATLDNEENYLIKKLFTAMGAIQIENQARIUHSSTVPGLGTSFGRGGATGFTQDLANADCIVIQGSNMAEAHPVGFQWVMEAKARGAKVIHIDPRFTRTSALADQFVPLRVGTDIALLGGVINYVLQNELDFRDYVVNYTNAAAIVRDDYVDSEDLEGLFSGFDPETRTYDPTSWQYAGTGDKDDHGQDHEIQRETASALQHETHGVSVNGFPPRDETLQHPSCVYQILKRHFARYTPEMVAATCGVSEEEFLAVCEAWTSNSNRERTTALVYSVGWTQHSVGVQYIRTGAILQLLLGNMGRPGGGIMALRGHASIQGSTDIPTLFNILPGYLPMPQAEDHKTLQEWIDSVSHPGSKGFWDQAKAYGINLLKAYWGDAATPENDFCFDYLPKITGDHGTYRTVMDMIDGKVKGYFLLGQNPAIGSAHGRAQRLGMANLDWLVVRDLFEIESASFWKSSPEIETGEIVPEQCRTEVFLFPAASHAEKEGTFTQTQRMLQWREKAVEPQGDCRSELWFFYHLGRMVRERLAGSAEERDRPVLDLAWDYSTHGPLDEPSAEEVLMEINGFEVESKRPLSSYTEMKDDGSTLGGCWIYTGVYADGVNQAARRKPGQDQSWVAPEWGWAWPANRRILYNRASADPEGKPWSERKAYVWWDPEAGENGEWTGHDVPDFELTKPPSYRAEEGSSGREALSGDDPFIMQGDGKGSLYVPQGLIDGPLPTHYEPIESPFRNPVHGQQSNPTHKGYDRADNPLNPSPPAEHSDIYPYVFTTSRLTEHHTAGGMSRNLAYLSELQPEMFIEVSPELAEERGLEHMGWCHVITSRSAVEGRVMVTDRLRPLRVDGRTVHQIWLPYHWGSEGLVKGDSANDLMGISLDPNVLIQESKVGTCDLRAGHRPSGLALRALVMDYQRRAGVDQHPHGAPIVTVGDTAGEGSDRDPSTRKSGDS; encoded by the coding sequence ATGTCGACGTCTTTCCTTTCCTGGCCGGTGCTGCGACAGCTGACCGGCAAGGACCCGCTCGGCCGTGGCCCGGCCGTCCGCTCCCAGAAGACCGAGGAGCTGACGGCCCGCACCACCACCGCAGATCGGGTCGCGCGCAGCGTCTGCCCCTACTGCGCGGTCGGCTGCGGCCAGAAGATCTTCGTCAAGGACGAGAAGATCGTGCAGATCGAGGGCGACCCCGACAGCCCGGTCTCGCGCGGCCGGCTCTGCCCCAAGGGCTCGGCCAGCCTCAACCTGGTGACCAGCCCGCTGCGGCAGACGAAGGTGCGCTACCGGCGCCCGTTCGGCACCGAGTGGGAGGACCTCGACCTCGAGACCGCCATGGAGATGGTGGCCGACCGCGTGGTCAAGGCCCGCGAGGACACCTGGCAGGACCTCGACGAGCAGGGCCGCAAGGTGCGCCGCACCCTCGGCATCGCCAGCCTCGGAGGAGCGACCCTCGACAACGAGGAGAACTACCTCATCAAGAAGCTGTTCACCGCGATGGGTGCCATACAGATCGAGAACCAGGCCCGTATTTGACACTCCTCCACCGTCCCCGGTCTGGGGACCAGCTTCGGGCGCGGCGGCGCCACCGGCTTCACGCAGGACCTCGCCAACGCTGACTGCATCGTCATCCAGGGCTCGAACATGGCCGAGGCACACCCGGTCGGGTTCCAGTGGGTGATGGAGGCCAAGGCGCGCGGCGCCAAAGTCATCCACATCGACCCGCGGTTCACCCGCACCAGTGCGTTGGCCGACCAGTTCGTCCCGTTGCGCGTCGGCACCGACATCGCCCTGCTCGGCGGTGTCATCAACTACGTGCTGCAGAACGAGCTGGACTTCCGCGACTACGTCGTCAACTACACGAACGCCGCGGCGATCGTCCGGGACGACTACGTCGACTCGGAGGACCTCGAGGGGCTGTTCTCCGGGTTCGACCCGGAGACCCGCACCTATGACCCGACCAGCTGGCAGTACGCCGGCACCGGCGACAAGGACGACCACGGGCAGGACCACGAGATCCAGCGCGAGACCGCCAGCGCGCTGCAGCACGAGACCCACGGCGTCAGCGTCAACGGCTTCCCGCCGCGCGACGAGACCTTGCAGCACCCCAGCTGCGTCTACCAGATCCTGAAGCGGCACTTCGCCCGCTACACCCCGGAGATGGTGGCCGCGACCTGTGGTGTCTCGGAGGAGGAGTTCCTCGCGGTCTGCGAGGCGTGGACCTCGAACTCCAACCGGGAGCGCACCACCGCGCTGGTCTACAGCGTCGGCTGGACCCAGCACAGCGTCGGTGTGCAGTACATCCGCACCGGCGCCATCCTCCAGCTGCTGCTGGGCAACATGGGGCGTCCGGGCGGCGGCATCATGGCGCTGCGCGGTCACGCGAGCATCCAGGGCTCGACCGACATCCCGACCCTGTTCAACATCCTGCCCGGCTACCTCCCGATGCCGCAGGCCGAGGACCACAAGACGCTGCAGGAGTGGATCGACAGCGTCTCGCACCCCGGCTCCAAGGGCTTCTGGGACCAGGCGAAGGCCTACGGCATCAACCTGCTCAAGGCCTACTGGGGTGACGCCGCGACGCCGGAGAACGACTTCTGCTTCGACTACCTCCCGAAGATCACCGGCGACCACGGCACCTACCGCACCGTGATGGACATGATCGACGGAAAGGTCAAGGGCTACTTCCTGCTCGGCCAGAACCCGGCGATCGGCTCGGCGCACGGCCGGGCCCAGCGGCTGGGGATGGCGAACCTCGACTGGCTGGTCGTGCGCGACCTGTTCGAGATCGAGAGCGCGTCGTTCTGGAAGAGCTCCCCGGAGATCGAGACCGGCGAGATCGTCCCCGAGCAGTGCCGCACCGAGGTGTTCCTCTTCCCCGCCGCGTCCCACGCGGAGAAGGAGGGCACCTTCACGCAGACCCAGCGGATGCTGCAGTGGCGCGAGAAGGCCGTGGAGCCGCAGGGTGACTGCCGCTCCGAGCTGTGGTTCTTCTACCACCTGGGCCGGATGGTCCGGGAGCGGTTGGCCGGCTCCGCCGAGGAGCGCGACCGCCCGGTGCTCGATCTCGCCTGGGACTACTCGACGCACGGGCCGCTCGACGAGCCCAGCGCCGAGGAGGTGCTGATGGAGATCAACGGCTTCGAGGTGGAGAGCAAGCGACCGCTGTCCAGCTACACCGAGATGAAGGACGACGGCTCCACCCTCGGCGGCTGCTGGATCTACACCGGTGTCTACGCCGACGGCGTCAACCAGGCGGCCCGGCGCAAGCCTGGCCAGGACCAGTCCTGGGTGGCCCCCGAGTGGGGCTGGGCGTGGCCGGCCAACCGGCGGATCCTCTACAACCGCGCCTCGGCCGATCCCGAGGGCAAGCCGTGGAGCGAGCGCAAGGCCTACGTCTGGTGGGACCCCGAGGCGGGCGAGAACGGTGAGTGGACCGGGCACGACGTGCCGGACTTCGAGCTGACCAAGCCGCCGTCCTACCGTGCCGAGGAGGGCTCGTCGGGCCGCGAGGCGCTCTCCGGCGACGATCCGTTCATCATGCAGGGCGACGGCAAGGGCTCGCTCTACGTGCCGCAGGGGCTGATCGACGGCCCGCTGCCCACGCACTACGAGCCGATCGAGTCGCCGTTCCGCAACCCGGTGCACGGGCAGCAGTCCAACCCCACCCACAAGGGCTACGACCGCGCCGACAACCCGCTCAACCCGAGCCCGCCGGCGGAGCACAGCGACATCTACCCGTACGTCTTCACCACCAGCAGGCTCACCGAGCACCACACCGCGGGCGGCATGAGCCGCAACCTCGCCTACCTCTCCGAGCTTCAGCCGGAGATGTTCATCGAGGTCTCCCCGGAGCTCGCCGAGGAGCGGGGCCTGGAGCACATGGGCTGGTGCCACGTGATCACCTCGCGCTCCGCGGTGGAGGGCAGGGTGATGGTGACCGACCGGCTGCGTCCGCTCCGGGTGGACGGCCGGACGGTGCACCAGATCTGGCTGCCCTACCACTGGGGCAGCGAGGGCCTGGTCAAGGGCGACTCCGCCAACGACCTGATGGGCATCTCGCTGGACCCGAACGTGCTGATCCAGGAGTCGAAGGTCGGCACCTGCGACCTCCGGGCCGGTCATCGGCCGTCCGGGCTGGCGCTGCGCGCGCTGGTGATGGACTACCAGCGACGTGCCGGAGTCGACCAGCATCCGCACGGCGCCCCCATCGTCACCGTCGGAGACACCGCGGGCGAGGGCAGCGACCGTGACCCCTCGACCAGGAAGAGTGGAGACTCATGA
- a CDS encoding matrixin family metalloprotease, with translation MARGRIADRLTFGPARRRRQMLRRLRELDRLDAAAGASNPWADLPPAPGPYAGSSRRAGAGRPLSEVERRERRRRRSVAVLTALVVLGISGLYLHDEYGLTLSRDGVSGFGRLGPLPDPGDGGAHAFAQTDQGQPVTYSPCRPLEVVVNRGLEPPGTDGLVEEAVARVAEATGLQMTVVGGTDEPPSDDRELRQPVRYGAGWAPVLVAWTTPEVIPGLAGDVVGLGGSAAVSESGIGLRRYVTGTAWLDAPALADLAAEPQGRALVRAVIMHELGHVVGLDHVDDRRELMYAENGGAIDFGPGDLEGLARLGTGPCR, from the coding sequence GTGGCACGGGGGCGGATCGCGGACAGGCTCACGTTCGGTCCTGCCCGGCGCAGGCGCCAGATGCTGCGCCGGCTCCGCGAGCTGGACCGTCTCGACGCCGCGGCGGGCGCCTCGAACCCGTGGGCCGACCTGCCGCCCGCGCCCGGTCCGTACGCCGGCTCCTCCCGGCGCGCCGGCGCGGGCCGGCCGCTCTCCGAGGTGGAGCGGCGGGAACGACGCCGCCGCCGCTCGGTGGCGGTGCTCACGGCGCTGGTGGTCCTCGGCATCTCGGGCCTGTACCTGCACGACGAGTACGGCCTCACCCTCTCCCGGGACGGCGTCTCCGGCTTCGGACGGCTCGGTCCGCTGCCCGACCCGGGGGACGGCGGCGCGCACGCCTTCGCCCAGACCGACCAGGGGCAGCCGGTCACCTACAGCCCCTGCCGGCCGCTGGAGGTGGTGGTGAACCGCGGGCTGGAGCCGCCCGGCACCGACGGGCTGGTGGAGGAGGCCGTGGCGCGGGTCGCCGAGGCCACCGGTCTGCAGATGACGGTGGTGGGCGGGACCGACGAGCCGCCGTCGGACGACCGGGAGCTGCGGCAGCCGGTCCGCTACGGCGCCGGCTGGGCTCCGGTCCTCGTCGCCTGGACCACCCCGGAGGTGATCCCCGGCCTGGCGGGTGACGTGGTCGGGCTCGGGGGCAGCGCCGCCGTCTCCGAGTCGGGGATCGGGCTGCGCCGCTACGTGACCGGGACGGCCTGGCTCGACGCCCCCGCCCTCGCCGACCTGGCCGCGGAGCCGCAGGGCCGGGCGCTCGTGCGTGCGGTGATCATGCACGAGCTCGGCCACGTGGTCGGGCTCGACCACGTCGACGACCGCCGCGAACTGATGTACGCCGAGAACGGCGGGGCCATCGACTTCGGACCCGGGGACCTCGAGGGGCTGGCCCGGCTCGGCACCGGCCCGTGCCGGTGA
- a CDS encoding sucrase ferredoxin has protein sequence MSGAFRCSVASEGDEEPIAGTASTVRAFLLVEAPGPWGVDAVTGSRLPPEVRSWLHDLPRAHRVRPLMIRGHGRQRRPGTRVFAAWCGDGAGGRPWLESAVLEDPRDLLDLPVHGLAAGSSTGLTTYDGPLLCVCTHGKHDACCAERGRPLCRALHEVAPEHTWEVSHIGGDRFAPNVLVLPEGLYYGRLAPEDAGELVESTLSGELDLAHLRGRSTLPFAVQAAEIYLRAQLGDRGSAAPELLAQERRGERTRVRLRLPGGTFDVEVETRPAPPRQLTCRATALSAPPAHRLLGIEAAVTPTTPGPGPGT, from the coding sequence GTGAGCGGCGCCTTCCGCTGCTCGGTCGCCAGCGAGGGCGACGAGGAGCCGATCGCCGGCACCGCGTCCACGGTGCGCGCGTTCCTGCTCGTCGAGGCGCCCGGGCCGTGGGGGGTGGATGCGGTCACCGGGTCCCGGCTGCCGCCCGAGGTCCGGTCCTGGCTGCACGACCTGCCTCGCGCCCACCGGGTGCGGCCGCTGATGATTCGCGGCCACGGCCGGCAGCGGCGTCCCGGCACCCGGGTCTTCGCCGCCTGGTGCGGTGACGGCGCCGGCGGCCGTCCCTGGCTGGAGAGCGCCGTGCTGGAGGACCCCCGCGACCTGCTCGACCTCCCCGTGCACGGGCTGGCCGCCGGCTCGTCGACCGGGCTGACGACGTACGACGGGCCGCTGCTCTGCGTGTGCACGCACGGCAAGCACGACGCCTGCTGCGCCGAGCGGGGCCGCCCGCTCTGCCGGGCCCTGCACGAGGTCGCGCCGGAGCACACCTGGGAGGTCTCCCACATCGGCGGCGACCGGTTCGCGCCGAACGTGCTGGTGCTGCCCGAGGGGCTCTACTACGGGCGGCTCGCTCCGGAGGACGCAGGTGAGCTGGTGGAGAGCACCCTGAGCGGGGAGCTGGACCTGGCGCACCTGCGCGGTCGCTCCACGCTGCCGTTCGCGGTGCAGGCGGCCGAGATCTACCTGCGTGCGCAGCTCGGCGACCGCGGCTCCGCGGCCCCCGAGCTGCTGGCGCAGGAGCGTCGCGGAGAGCGGACCCGGGTCCGGCTCCGGCTGCCCGGCGGCACCTTCGACGTCGAGGTCGAGACCCGCCCGGCGCCGCCGCGCCAGCTCACCTGCCGGGCGACCGCGCTCTCGGCCCCGCCGGCCCACCGGCTGCTGGGCATCGAAGCCGCGGTCACCCCGACGACTCCGGGTCCTGGCCCCGGCACCTGA
- the selD gene encoding selenide, water dikinase SelD gives MSTTQQSGPDTSLRLTQYAAGGGCACKVPPGELERVLAGLPGGLAGGDLLVGLDHGDDAAAVRIDGERAVIATADFFTPVVDDAYDWGRIAAANALSDVYAMGGTPLVAVNLLAWPRDRIPFEVAAEVLRGGAEVCVAASTYLAGGHSIDDPEPKYGLAVTGLAHPDRLLRNDAGLAGTPLTLTKPLGLGILNNRHKATGEVFPEAVEVMTSLNRDASQAALAAGHTCATDVTGFGLLGHLFKLARASGVSAVVDSAAVPYVDGARASLADGYLPGGSRRNLDWVRPHLSADVDDDELVLLADAQTSGGLLVAGELPGHPVVGELVPAGEHVLRIR, from the coding sequence GTGAGCACCACACAACAATCCGGTCCTGACACGTCGTTGCGCCTGACCCAGTACGCCGCCGGCGGCGGCTGCGCATGCAAGGTCCCTCCGGGCGAGCTGGAGCGGGTGCTCGCCGGGCTGCCGGGCGGCCTCGCCGGCGGGGACCTGCTGGTCGGCCTCGACCACGGCGACGACGCGGCCGCCGTACGCATCGACGGCGAGCGGGCGGTCATCGCCACCGCCGACTTCTTCACCCCGGTCGTCGACGACGCCTACGACTGGGGCCGGATCGCCGCCGCCAACGCGCTCTCGGACGTCTACGCGATGGGCGGGACCCCGCTGGTGGCGGTCAACCTGCTCGCCTGGCCCCGTGACCGGATCCCGTTCGAGGTCGCGGCCGAGGTGCTGCGCGGCGGCGCCGAGGTGTGCGTCGCCGCCTCGACGTACCTCGCCGGCGGGCACAGCATCGACGACCCGGAGCCGAAGTACGGCCTCGCGGTCACCGGGCTGGCGCACCCCGACCGGCTGCTTCGCAACGACGCCGGCCTCGCCGGGACCCCGCTGACGCTGACCAAGCCGCTCGGCCTGGGCATCCTCAACAACCGGCACAAGGCCACCGGCGAGGTGTTCCCCGAGGCGGTCGAGGTGATGACCTCGCTGAACCGGGACGCCTCGCAGGCGGCGCTCGCGGCCGGCCACACCTGCGCGACCGACGTCACCGGCTTCGGGCTGCTCGGGCACTTGTTCAAGCTGGCCCGGGCCAGCGGCGTCTCCGCGGTGGTGGACTCCGCGGCGGTGCCGTACGTCGACGGGGCCCGCGCCTCGCTCGCGGACGGCTACTTGCCCGGCGGCAGCCGCCGCAACCTGGACTGGGTGCGGCCGCACCTGTCGGCCGACGTCGACGACGACGAGCTGGTGCTGCTCGCCGACGCGCAGACCTCGGGCGGTCTTCTGGTCGCCGGTGAGCTGCCCGGGCACCCCGTGGTCGGGGAGCTGGTGCCGGCCGGCGAGCACGTGCTGCGGATCCGCTGA
- a CDS encoding RNA polymerase sigma factor: MTQIEAGATDAEVIARSLRTPEVFAEVFDRHQRAVHAYAVRRAGRDAADDVLSDAFLTAFGQRKRYKPDAESALPWLYGIAGNILRRRWRSLAATDRLVQSAAVHVVRFADSHENQVVDRLGSTQDWLSVRTVLEQLPDGDREAILLFAWEELTYPEIASAMGIPVGTVRSRIHRARRHLRAAIDDTLEVGR, encoded by the coding sequence GTGACTCAGATCGAGGCAGGCGCTACAGACGCCGAAGTCATCGCGCGCTCGCTCCGCACACCGGAAGTGTTCGCCGAAGTCTTCGACAGACATCAGCGGGCGGTCCATGCCTACGCGGTACGACGGGCGGGCCGGGACGCGGCGGACGACGTCCTCTCTGACGCATTTCTGACCGCGTTCGGCCAACGCAAACGGTACAAACCGGATGCCGAATCGGCACTGCCCTGGTTGTACGGAATCGCAGGCAACATCCTGCGACGTCGCTGGCGGTCACTGGCGGCCACAGACCGGCTCGTGCAGTCGGCGGCAGTCCACGTCGTCCGATTCGCGGACTCGCACGAGAACCAGGTCGTCGACCGGCTTGGCTCGACTCAGGACTGGCTGTCGGTGCGCACCGTCCTCGAGCAACTTCCCGATGGCGACCGCGAGGCGATCCTGCTCTTCGCGTGGGAGGAGCTGACCTATCCCGAGATCGCCAGCGCCATGGGCATCCCCGTGGGGACCGTCCGTTCGCGCATCCACCGAGCACGCCGCCACCTACGCGCGGCCATCGACGACACGCTGGAGGTAGGACGATGA
- a CDS encoding SDR family NAD(P)-dependent oxidoreductase: MLPPTYDLTGRVALVTGAGAPGGIGFATARLLGELGARVAVTATTDRAHDRAEDLRTLGVESVGVVADLTLEADAARLADEVRAALGPPTVLVNNAGMTSTARPVMETEGGVLTDLSLEAWHASLARNLDTAFLATRAVLPGMSAAGWGRVVMVASVTGPVMTMRREAGYAAAKAGMVGLARSAALDHAAHGVTVNAVAPGWIATTSQTDDEVRQGALTPVGRSATPEEVAAVIAFLCTPGASYLTGQCLVVDGGNAIAEERA; this comes from the coding sequence GTGCTGCCCCCGACGTACGACCTGACCGGCCGGGTCGCCCTGGTCACCGGCGCCGGCGCCCCGGGCGGCATCGGCTTCGCGACCGCCCGCCTGCTCGGCGAGCTCGGCGCGCGCGTGGCCGTCACCGCCACCACCGACCGGGCCCACGACCGCGCCGAGGACCTGCGCACGCTGGGTGTCGAGTCGGTCGGCGTGGTCGCGGACCTGACCCTCGAGGCGGACGCGGCCAGGCTGGCCGACGAGGTGCGCGCCGCGCTGGGGCCACCGACCGTGCTGGTCAACAACGCCGGGATGACCAGCACCGCCCGGCCCGTGATGGAGACCGAGGGCGGCGTGCTCACCGACCTGAGCCTCGAGGCGTGGCACGCGTCGCTGGCCCGCAACCTCGACACCGCGTTCCTGGCCACCCGGGCCGTGCTGCCCGGCATGTCCGCCGCCGGTTGGGGACGGGTCGTGATGGTCGCCTCGGTCACCGGCCCGGTGATGACCATGCGGCGCGAGGCGGGCTACGCCGCGGCCAAGGCCGGGATGGTCGGACTGGCCCGCTCGGCGGCCCTGGACCACGCGGCGCACGGGGTGACGGTGAACGCGGTGGCCCCCGGCTGGATCGCCACCACCAGCCAGACCGACGACGAGGTGCGCCAGGGCGCGCTCACGCCCGTGGGTCGCAGCGCCACCCCCGAGGAGGTCGCGGCGGTCATCGCGTTCCTGTGCACCCCGGGCGCGTCGTACCTCACCGGCCAGTGCCTCGTCGTCGACGGCGGCAACGCCATCGCCGAGGAGCGCGCCTGA
- a CDS encoding 4Fe-4S dicluster domain-containing protein, producing MIGKNSLFGPIDPAVESGYTEPPSRKGFFTDTSICIGCKACEVACKEWNEVPEDGFAMLGMSYDNTGALGADTWRHVAFIEQPGGREGRTGTPPSATVELGMPGPPPPTSSEGAVATDEKPDFRWLMSSDVCKHCTHAACLDVCPTGSLFRTEFGTVVVQPDVCNGCGYCVPACPYGVIERRKGPDGTKNVGVAQKCTLCYDRLKVDQKPACAQACPTESIQFGDVDELRERARTRVDALHEAGIMDARLYGDDPEDGVGGAGAFFLLLDEPEVYGLPPDPVVTTKDLPHMFNRASTAAAALLAGAVVAFLGRRG from the coding sequence ATGATCGGCAAGAACAGCCTCTTCGGGCCGATCGACCCGGCGGTGGAGTCGGGGTACACCGAGCCGCCGTCGCGCAAGGGCTTCTTCACCGACACCAGCATCTGCATCGGCTGCAAGGCCTGCGAGGTGGCGTGCAAGGAGTGGAACGAGGTCCCCGAGGACGGCTTCGCCATGCTCGGGATGTCCTACGACAACACCGGGGCGCTCGGCGCCGACACCTGGCGCCACGTCGCGTTCATCGAGCAGCCGGGCGGTCGTGAGGGTCGCACCGGCACGCCGCCGAGCGCGACCGTCGAGCTGGGCATGCCCGGGCCGCCGCCGCCGACGAGCAGCGAGGGCGCGGTCGCGACCGACGAGAAGCCGGACTTCCGTTGGCTGATGTCCTCCGACGTCTGCAAGCACTGCACGCACGCGGCCTGCCTCGACGTCTGCCCGACCGGGTCGCTGTTCCGCACCGAGTTCGGCACCGTGGTGGTCCAGCCCGACGTCTGCAACGGCTGCGGCTACTGCGTCCCGGCCTGCCCGTACGGCGTCATCGAGCGTCGCAAGGGCCCGGACGGCACGAAGAACGTCGGCGTGGCCCAGAAGTGCACGCTCTGCTACGACCGCCTCAAGGTCGACCAGAAGCCGGCCTGCGCGCAGGCCTGCCCGACCGAGTCGATCCAGTTCGGTGACGTCGACGAGCTCCGCGAGCGGGCCCGGACCCGCGTCGACGCGCTGCACGAGGCCGGGATCATGGACGCCCGGCTCTACGGTGACGACCCCGAGGACGGGGTCGGTGGCGCCGGTGCGTTCTTCCTGCTGCTCGACGAGCCGGAGGTCTACGGCCTGCCCCCGGACCCGGTGGTGACCACCAAGGACCTTCCGCACATGTTCAACCGCGCCAGCACGGCCGCGGCGGCGCTGCTCGCCGGCGCCGTGGTGGCCTTCCTCGGGAGGCGCGGATGA